One stretch of Excalfactoria chinensis isolate bCotChi1 chromosome 2, bCotChi1.hap2, whole genome shotgun sequence DNA includes these proteins:
- the ABHD3 gene encoding phospholipase ABHD3 translates to MDWQVLTRELSLYLESQVRVGLFGSGVGLSLVLGFGVAYACYYLSSIAKKPQLVASNERFCRFLEEYCPVVTETYYPTIWCWEGRVQTLLRPFITSRPQVQYRNELIRTADGGQISLDWFDNNDSLYYPDASTRPTVLLLPGLTGTSKESYILHMIHQSETLGYRCVVFNNRGIAGEELLTPRTYCAANTEDLEAVIHHIHNLHPSAPFMAAGVSMGGMLLLNYLGKTGRDTPLMAAAIFSAGWNVFESVESLEKPLNWLLFNYYLTTCLQSSISRHRQMLEKLFDMDLVMKARTVREFDKQFTSVMFGYRTIDDYYEDASPCRKLKSVGIPVLCLNSVDDVFSPGHAIPVEAAKQNANVALVLTSCGGHIGFLEGIWPRKCTYMDRVFKQFVQAVFEHGNKIYSM, encoded by the exons ATGGACTGGCAGGTGCTGACCCGGGAGCTGTCCCTCTACCTGGAGAGCCAGGTCCGCGTGGGGCTCTTCGGCTCCGGCGTGGGCTTGTCCCTGGTGCTGGGCTTCGGCGTCGCCTACGCCTGCTACTACCTCAGCAGCATCGCCAAG AAACCCCAGCTGGTGGCAAGCAATGAGCGTTTCTGCCGCTTTCTGGAAGAGTATTGTCCTGTTGTGACAGAAACTTACTATCCCACGATTTGGTGCTGGGAAGGTCGGGTGCAAACACTCCTGCGTCCCTTTATCACCTCTAGACCCCAAGTACAGTACAGAAA TGAGCTCATTAGAACAGCAGATGGAGGACAGATTTCGTTGGATTGGTTTGATAATAATGACAGCTTATATTATCCGGATGCCAGCACAAGACCTACAGTCCTGTTGTTGCCTGGTCTGACGGGAACAAGCAAGGAATCCTACATTCTTCATATGATCCATCAAAGTGAAACACTGGGATATAG ATGCGTGGTTTTTAACAATCGAGGAATTGCTGGTGAGGAGCTTCTG ACTCCAAGGACTTACTGTGCAGCTAACACGGAGGATTTGGAGGCAGTGATTCATCACATACACAACTTGCACCCCTCAGCTCCCTTCATGGCAGCAGGTGTTTCTATGGGAGG CATGCTTCTTTTAAATTACCTGGGCAAAACTGGCAGAGACACTCCTTTAATGGCAGCTGCAATTTTCTCTGCGGGTTGGAATGTTTTTGAATCTGTAGAATCTCTGGAGAAGCCACTAAACTGGCTTCTTTTCAACTATTACTTGACTACTTGTCTACAATCCTCTATCAGCAG GCATCGGCAAATGCTGGAGAAATTATTTGATATGGATCTTGTGATGAAG GCTAGAACTGTTAGAGAATTTGATAAACAGTTCACTTCTGTCATGTTTGGCTACCGTACAATTGATGATTACTATGAAGATGCCAGCCCGTGTCGCAAGCTGAAGTCTGTAGGCATTCCAGTGTTATGCCTAAACTCTGTGGATGATGTTTTCTCACCAGGTCATG CTATACCGGTGGAAGCTGCCAAACAAAACGCAAATGTAGCTTTGGTCCTGACTTCTTGTGGAGGCCACATTGGTTTTCTGGAAGGAATATGGCCAAGGAAGTGCACTTACATGGACAGAGTCTTCAAGCAGTTTGTACAAGCCGTGTTTGAGCATGGAAACAAAATCTATAGCATGTAG